A genomic stretch from Zeimonas sediminis includes:
- a CDS encoding 2-hydroxychromene-2-carboxylate isomerase — MKTIRYYMAPQSPWTWLGHERLIAIAKRHGAEIDLRPADLNRVFPVSGGLPLAKRAPQRQAYRLVELERWSKFLGVPLNLHPKFFPVAGDDAARLIVAAREAAGDEAGLKLAGALLRAVWVEERDIADAGTLRAIAGECGLDFAALEGAREAAARIYDRNTQDAIDAKVFGAPWYEYRGEPFWGQDRLDFLDRALAAG; from the coding sequence ATGAAGACCATCCGCTACTACATGGCCCCGCAGTCGCCCTGGACCTGGCTGGGGCACGAGCGCCTGATCGCGATCGCGAAACGCCACGGCGCGGAGATCGACCTGCGCCCGGCCGACCTGAACCGGGTATTCCCGGTGTCGGGCGGCCTGCCGCTGGCCAAGCGGGCGCCGCAGCGCCAGGCCTACCGGCTGGTCGAGCTCGAGCGCTGGTCGAAGTTCCTCGGCGTGCCGCTGAACCTGCACCCGAAGTTCTTCCCGGTGGCCGGCGACGACGCGGCCCGGCTGATCGTCGCCGCCCGCGAGGCGGCCGGCGACGAAGCCGGGCTGAAGCTGGCCGGCGCGCTGCTGCGCGCGGTGTGGGTCGAGGAGCGCGACATCGCCGACGCCGGCACGCTGCGGGCGATCGCCGGCGAATGCGGCCTCGACTTCGCCGCGCTCGAGGGCGCGCGGGAGGCCGCAGCGCGGATCTACGACCGCAACACGCAGGACGCGATCGACGCGAAGGTCTTCGGCGCGCCCTGGTACGAGTACCGCGGCGAGCCGTTCTGGGGCCAGGACCGGCTCGACTTCCTCGATCGCGCGCTGGCCGCCGGCTGA